Proteins from a single region of Halolamina sp. CBA1230:
- a CDS encoding helix-turn-helix domain-containing protein, whose translation MSYDTEHVRNAGDTPGMITGIPTFAELLENPSLASLYTSIRGSATATGPELVEATTVSKKTVYDYLHKLEKAGLISQVGDDAGTAVYTAEEFELTLTVRETEVSITPELIEVIAQKNEYPAIKRVLEDHGIVTFALTYDLVKAHSEGDVTIRQIASLTDLSPGTAYDLVEALYSILDLGDDEPAPTTYTPDDFDEDEGDLLEEFADK comes from the coding sequence ATGAGCTACGATACAGAACACGTGCGGAACGCGGGGGACACTCCGGGGATGATCACCGGAATCCCGACATTCGCAGAATTACTCGAGAACCCATCTCTCGCTAGCCTCTATACATCGATTCGGGGGTCAGCGACTGCCACGGGGCCTGAACTCGTCGAAGCAACGACTGTCTCGAAAAAGACGGTGTACGACTATCTCCATAAGCTGGAGAAAGCGGGCCTAATCAGCCAGGTTGGCGACGATGCCGGGACTGCTGTATACACCGCTGAAGAGTTTGAACTGACATTGACGGTTCGCGAGACGGAAGTCTCGATTACTCCCGAACTTATCGAGGTGATCGCACAGAAGAACGAGTACCCCGCGATCAAACGGGTTCTCGAAGATCACGGTATCGTCACGTTCGCGCTCACATACGATCTCGTGAAAGCACACAGTGAGGGGGATGTCACAATCCGGCAGATCGCGAGCCTCACAGACCTTTCACCTGGAACTGCGTATGATCTCGTCGAAGCGCTCTATTCGATTCTCGATCTAGGTGACGACGAGCCGGCCCCGACGACGTACACACCAGATGACTTCGACGAGGACGAAGGCGACCTCCTCGAGGAATTTGCCGACAAGTAG